CAGCTACTTTATTTGTAATAATAGCAGTATTAATTACCATAATACCGTTAGTGCATTCTTATATTGAATTTAAAAAAATAAAATAGTTATTATGAAGTATTTAAATAACCTATCAGTTGCGCTGTTTATATTATTTACAAGTTTGACTGTTGCACAAACCGAAAAACCACAAACACCAAAAGCACCTTTTGATTATATAATTAAAGACGTTACTTTTATTAACACAGCAGCAGACAGCATAGTGTTAGCTGGTACATTAACGTTACCTAAAGATACTATCAATCCTCCTGTTGCCATTTTAATTAATGGTTCAGGTGCTCATGATAGAGATTGCGACATCATGGGTCACAAATCCTTTTGGGTAATTGCAGATTATTTAACCAATAACGGAATTGCTGTTTTACGTTATGACGAACGTGGTACAGCACAATCCCAAGGTGATTTTAGTACAGCTACCACCTTTGATTTAGCTAAAGATGTTGAAGCTGGTATTAATTTTTTAAAATCACGCACAGATATTGATGTATCAAAAATTGGATTAATTGGTCATAGCGAAGGCGGATTAATTGCACCAATAGTAGCATCTACCAATACAAACGTCGCTTTTATTGTCATGCTTGCTGGTACAGGTGTTAATGGACAGGAAGTACTACAGTCACAAAGCAAAAAAATTGCAGAACTACAAGGGACTACTAAAGAAGGTATTGCTTTTAACCACCAATTAACAACTATAGCTTATGATGCTTTACATTCTGAAACTGAAACAGACAAGCAAAAGGCTGCTATAACTTTAGCTTTAGATAGCTATAAAAAACAATTAGAAGCAGATCAAAGTCCGTTTGCGGTTTATGTAAATAATATAGTAATTAAGCAATTAGCTTCACAATTAACTAATCCTTGGCTTTATGCGTTTATTACATTAGACCCTAAAGCATATTTAGAAAAAGTAACGTGTCCTGTTTTGGTCCTTAACGGAACTAAAGATGTACAAGTATTACCAGAAATAAATTTACCTGCCATTAAAAAACACCTTGAGACTGCTAAGAATAATGATGTAACCATCCACGAAATTGAAGGTTTAAATCATTTGTTTCAAACTGCTAAAACGGGAAACATTAATGAGTATGCTAAAATTGAGGAAACTTTTTCTCCTGTTGCTTTAAAATTAATATCAGATTGGATTCATGCTAGATTTTAGTGACTATTAATTTTGCATCATAGCACAATACCTATTTTAGAATTCTAAAATTTATTTGCCATTTTGCTTAATAACAAAAACATTGCAATGGTTACTGTTATTAATAGGATAAACTCGAATTGCGGAAATTGTTTGGATATTAGTCCTGCAACCAAAAGACTAATAAAAAAACGAATGGCTAAATTTTTAATTATATTCATTAAATAATTACTATTCGTTTATAGTATACTTGGCTGTTTTGGTAATTGGTTGGCTTTGCGTTAAGGATGGAAGTGGCATCCTTTTTTTGCTGCCATATATGGCAAAAAAAGATATAATGGACAGCCTGACCCACTTTTGCTACTTAAAAGCAAAAGTGGGTAACGCCCAAAATAATTTAGTTAAGCATTTTCCATAGTGTGTCTTTCAACTCGGTTAAACCTTGTTGTGCTACACTTGATATAAATTGGTAAGGAATTGGAAGTGTTTTATCCAATTCGGTTTTCAGTTCTGCTTTAAGCTCGTCGTCCAACATGTCAGACTTTGAGATGGCAATCATACGATCTTTGTCTAACATTTCTGGATTGTAACGTCTTAACTCGTCCAACAAGATCTCATACTGTGCCTTAATATCTGGCGCATCTGCTGGTATTAAAAATAGTAAAATCGAGTTACGCTCTATGTGACGTAAAAAGTAATACCCTAATCCTTTACCTTCTGCTGCACCTTCAATAATCCCAGGAATATCAGCCATTACAAAGGTTTGAAAATCTCTGTATTTTACAATTCCAAGATTAGGTTTAAGAGTTGTAAACTCGTAATCTGCAATTTTTGGTTTTGCTGAAGTTACTACAGAAAGTAATGTGGATTTTCCTGCATTTGGAAATCCAACCAAACCTACATCTGCTAAAACTTTAAGTTCTAGGGTTATAAATTTTTCTTCTAATGGTATTCCTGGTTGTGCATAACGTGGTGTTTGGTTTGTAGAGGTTTTAAAGTGCCAGTTACCTAGACCACCTTTTCCACCTTCTGCCACAATACGCTCTTCTCCATCCTCAGTGATTTCAAAAAGGATCTCGTTAGTTTCTGTGTCTCTAACGACAGTACCTAAAGGTACGTCTGCGTACATGTCTTCTCCATCTTCTCCAGAGCTTCTACTTTTACTACCATGTCCACCATGTCCTGCTCTAATATGTCTTTTAAATTTTAGATGCAATAGCGTCCAAAGGTTAGAGTTACCTCTTAATATAACGTGTCCTCCACGTCCACCATCTCCTCCATCTGGTCCACCTTTTGTAATAAATTTTTCGCGATGTAAATGCACAGATCCTTTTCCTCCGTTACCGGAAGAGACATGCATTTTTACGTAGTCTACAAAATTTCCCTCAGTCATAATTTAGTTAAAAAGTTAAAACGTTAATAGTTAAAAGTTTTCACTAATACTTATTAACTCAAACACGTTTGTTTGTATTACAATTTGTCAATTACAGTGTTTAAGCGTTTGGTAATATCTTCTATACCACCAATACCATCTACTCCAAAATATTTATTTTGTGCTGCGTAGTAGTCTTTTAAAATTGCAGTTTCGTTATAATAAACTTTAATTCTGTTTCTAATAATAGCCTCGTCAGAGTCGTCTTTTCTTCCACTAGTTTTACCACGTTCTAACAAACGTTGTACTAACACCTCATCCTCTACTTCTAAAGCTACCATTGCGCTAACTTCAGAGTCTTTATCTGACATAATTTTATCTAATGCTATCGCTTGCGTTTCGTTTCTTGGAAAACCATCAAAAATAAATCCTTTAGCTCCAGCGTTACGCTCCACCTCTGCCTCTAACATGTCAATAGTTACTTGATCTGGTACTAAATGTCCTTTGTCCATGTAAGACTTAGCTAGCGTACCTAAAGCAGTTTCGTTTTTGATATTATATCTAAATACATCTCCTGTAGATATGTGTACTAGATCATATTTTTCTTTTAAAAAATTAGCTTGCGTTCCTTTTCCTGCACCTGGAGGTCCAAATAGCACTAAATTAGTCATGTGTTGTGTTGTTTTTAGTTGGTATACTGCTGGTAAATCGCGACCTAACCCATCATAATCTAGACCATAGCCTACTATAAATTTATTAGGAATCTCTATACCAACATAGTGTAATTTAAAGTCTTTTTTATAAGCTTCCGGTTTGTAAAACAGTGTTGCGATTAACAATTGTTTTACGTTTTCGGATTTAAAAATGCGGTGTACTTCTTCTAACGTGTTTCCTGTATCAATAATATCTTCTAGGATAACTACAGTACGTCCTGTTAAATCTTGTGTTAAACCAATTAAGCGTTGTATATCCTCTGTAGATTTTACACCTTCATAAGAGGCTAATTTAATAAAAGTTACCTCACATGGTTTTGGATATTTTTTCACAAAATCACTTACAATCATAAACGATCCATTTAAAATCCCAACAAATACTGGGACTTCGTCTCCTAAATCGTGAGCGACTTGATTAGCCATTCTTGTTACAGCATCATCCAATTCTTGTTCAGAAATAAATGGCTTAAACTGTTTGTCGTGAAGCGTAATAGTTTGCATTTTATAAATTTAAAGCGCAAATATACGCATTTGTGACTGCTTAACAGATATTTGAATTCGATTTTTAGGTCCTCTTTTGGTTTTAAAATGTATTTTTGTGGCTAACACGATTTATGACCAATGAATTATTTTTCTTCAGACTTTAAATTAGGTATTTTAGGTGGTGGCCAATTAGGCAAAATGCTACTTTATAATACTAGAAAATTTGATATTTACACTTGTATTTTAGATAATAGTAATGAGGCACCAAGTCGTATGGCTTGTAATGAGTTTACTAAAGGTGACTTGATGGATTTTGATACTGTTTATAATTTTGGCAAACAGGTTAACGTCTTAACCATCGAGATTGAAAATGTAAATGTCGCTGCACTTGAAAAATTAGAGAATGAAGGTGTTACGGTTTACCCATCGTCAAAAACATTAAGACGCATACAAAATAAAGCGACTCAAAAATTATTTTATCAAGATCATAATTTACCAACTGCACCTTTTAGTAGGTTTGCTTATGTGTCTGATATTGAAGATGCTATTGATAATGGTGGTTTAAACTTACCATTTGTATGGAAAGCTGCACAATTTGGTTATGATGGTAATGGTGTGAAAATAGTAAGATCCATTGCGGATTTAAAAGATTTGCCTAAAGGCGAATGCATAGCAGAACAATTAATTCCGTTTAAAAACGAATTAGCTGTAATTGTTGCTAGAAGTGCTAATGGCGAAATGAAAACCTATCCTGTGGTAGAAATGGAGTTTCATCCAGAAGCTAACCAAGTAGAATATGTTATTTGTCCTGCAAGAATAAGCCCAGAAGTTGCTAAAAAAGCGCAAGATATTGCATTAAAAACATCTGAAGCTTTTAATCACGTTGGTTTATTAGCTGTTGAGTTATTTCAGACTGAAGATGATAAAATACTAATTAACGAAGTTGCACCAAGACCACACAATTCTGGTCACCAAACGATTGAAGGGAGTTATACCTCACAATTTGAGCAACATATTCGTGCTATTTTAGGATTACCTTTAGGTAAAACTGAGAATAAAGTGGCAAGTGTTATGGTTAATCTTGTTGGTGCTGAAGGCCATACAGGTCAAGTACACTACAAAAACATAGAATCTATAATGGCTATGGATGGTGTGACACCTCATATTTATGGTAAAAAAGAAACACGACCATTTAGAAAAATGGGTCATGTTACCATTGTAGATGAAGACTTAAATACAGCACGTCAAATTGCTGAAAAGGTTAAAAATAGTATTGAAGTGATAAGTAATTAAAGGAAAATATAACCCATAAATAATTTACAAAAACCCTTTACAAATCATGTAAAGGGTTTTTAGGTTTAATGGATTAATAGATTATTATTGTTTTATTATTTTTTTTGTAATTGTTCCTTTTTCTGTTTCAATAGTTATCAAGTATAATCCAGGTTTATAAAAACTCATATCTATTTTTTCAACAGATTGATTAATTTTATAAATGGTTTTCCCAATAATGTTAGAGACTTGGACACTTTTTATATTGTTGATTAAAGAAATATTTAACTCATTTAAAACCGGATTTGGAGAGAGTTTTACATCTAATAGCAAATCTTGATCTTCCAAACTAAGTGAAACGCAATCAGTACTATAATTTGTTGATGCATCCTTGTACCAAGTCCCATTAGTAACGTTAGCTTCTGCTTGTGTTACATCGTCCACCTCGATGCAATTTAAATTAGGATTTAACGATGTACTTAAGCTTTGTAAAATCCCATTGGCTCCATTTTTAATATTTAAGGTTGACAGATTATTACTATACATATAAACCTCCAGCAGTTTATCATGGTTACTTAAATCTAAATTTTCAATATTATTATACGATAATACTAAAGTTTCTAAATCTAGATTATTTGATAAATCTATAGACGTAAACTTAAAACCTGGATAAGGATCAAAAACATTCAGCAGTTTAAGATTGGGTAAATTAGAATAATCCATACTAGATATTCTATTAGCTCCCATCCACAATCTTTCTAAAAGAGTATTATTACTTAAATCTAAACTAGACAAACTACAATAAAACAGATTTAATTCTTTAAGCAATGTATTGGCTGAAAGATTTAAACCAGATAAAGCAACGCCACTATGATAATAATACTCCAACAAGGGATTTTGCGTCAAATCTACACTAATCACCTGTGTGTTTTCTAACGAAAGTAAATACAAATTAGGGTTTTGTGTTACATTCACATTAGATAAATTTGGATTAGAACCAACATCTAATGCTTGTAAATTATTAAAATCACTAACATCTATAGTTGCTAAGTTAGAACTATCTAAATTGATATTCTCTATTACATTACTGCTAGCAAAACTTACTGAAGTTATTTGGTTAAAATCTGCATATAATTGCTTTAAATTAGTATTCCCAGTTAAATCTAAAGCTCCTGACAAACTGCAATATTGGGCACTAAGCGTCTCTAAATTCGATAAATTAGAAATATCTATACTACCTAAAGAATTATTACTAATATTTAAATATATAAGATTAGTAAAACTATTAATACCTGTTAAATCTGAAATATCAACGTTCAACAAACTAAGAAAAGTAATAGACTCGGCATCACTGTTTAAAATATCACCAGTTAATCCATTAGAGTCTATACCTAAATTTATCAATGATTGCTCAAAATTAGAATCAGGTATTAGTGTCGTGGACTGGCTAAAAGTTAAACTTGTATATAAAAGTATAATAAAAGTAATTTTTAATTTCATAGCTGTTGTTTTTTTAAATGTTTCTTATAAAGCCCAGTATTCTATTTCTAGACTATGGGCTTTAAGATTAATAGCAAATCTTCATTAATTACGCATGAAGAATAATACCTCATTATTTATAAAATAAAGCGGTTGGTTACCTAACAAGAACAAAATTACAAGTGTCTTGAAGACATTTAACCATACTAAAGTTTGGTTTTTTATTTATATTGTGATGGTAAATTGCGCTAATGAAATACTTAACCTTACTTTTTTTTCTTCAATTAAACATCTCCTTTTGTCATAGTCAAACAACGACCATGGACTCATTTAAAATCCATGAAAATATTTACCTATTGGATAGCATATATAGTAATGAAGATGCAACAAACATAGTTAACCATTATAACAGTGGTCATTTCAAGACTCCGTTAGGAAACGATATTTATCACAATTTTAAGAACAATATTAACTATTGGATTTACTGCGATTTACGAGAACAAATAAACGAGAAACGCTACCTAACTTTATGGAATCATTATTACCAAGCAGTAGAAGTTTTTTATCTAAAAAACAATTCTTTAAAAAGAATACACCAAGTAAATAGATTTAAAAATTTTGGTTTTTTACACACCTATTTTAGGTTGCCTACATGGACAATTTTACCAAATAAAAATAATAAAATTTTTATAAGATTTAATAACAGTAGATCCTTGAGCTCCATCAAATTACTTTATCAAACCGAAAACCAGTTTTTAAAATTTGTTCAAAAAGATACTATTGCAACTACTGTTTTAGTTACATTTTTAATTGTCCTTATTATACTAAACCTAATTTTCTTTCAAAAAGAAAGTACAACCCATTATTTTTGGTATGGCTTCTTCATATTTTTTAATATCGTAGATTTTCTGGCCTACAAAGGATATGGCCCAATGATTTTTTGGTCAGAAAGCAAATTCTTAATTACTAACTTTAGGACAATAGCACAATGCTTAAGCATAGTTTGCTTACTATTATTTATTAATAGTTTTTATGGAAAGTATAGAATTAACAAGATTATTAAATTATGTTTCAAAATTTGTATTGCATCAAACATATTATGTTTAGGCTTATTTACTTTTGAATATTATACTGCATATTTTGAAAACTTAAAATTTACAATAATCCCTTTCTTAAGATTACAAACTTTACTACTAATTATATTCCATATTGTTTTAGCCATAAAAGGTAAAATTCCAAAATATTTAGGATTAGCTTTTTCGATGCCACTTTTTCTTGTTCAAATTAATTTTTTCTATAATCCAAGAGTTAACATAACCATTAATCAAGCCTTAATATTTGATAATTTACAATACATAGCAGTTGCTATTGAAATAATAGCGATAAGTTATTTTATAATCACTGAAATTATAAAAGAGAAACACAGAGCTACAACACTGAAAAAAGAAAACTTAATATTAAAAAACAACTTCCAAGAAAATTTATTAAAACTTAAAACTGATGAAAAAAATAGATTACTAGCAAATGTTCACGATAGTTTTGGAGGTTATTTAGAAGCACTTAAATTAACCTTTTCAAACCAAAATAAATCTACGACAGACAAAACTAAAATCATTCTAGACGCCTTTTATACAGAATATCGTCAACTTTTAAATTCACTTTACACACCTGAAGTGAATACTGAAAATTTTAATGAAAATTTAGAAGAATTTTGTCTTAAACTAGATAAGCTTACTCCATTAAAAATAGAATTAAATTTTGAAATTAAGGACCATGTAATACCGCAAGACAAGTGCTATCACATGTACAATATCATCTCAGAACTTGTCACTAATGCAATTAAGCATGCCAATGCAACAAATATTAAAGTTAACTTAATTAAAATTAAGTCTAATATATTACTATCTGTCTCAGATAATGGAAAAGGTCTTGAAACAAATAAAAATGGATATGGATATGGTTTAAAGAATGTAACTTCTAGAACAGAATTATTAAACGGAAACTTATCTATAATTTCGGATAAAAAAACAGGAACACAAATACAAATAGAAATACCTATATAATGGATACAGACCAAATCAAAATTATTATAGCAGATGATAATAAGTTTTTTGCGCAAGCACTAAAAGAAAGCTTAGAGAAAAATCCAAAATTAAAAATTATTAAGATGTTCTATCAATTGGACGATTTAGCAAACAACTGTAGTTCGTTTTACTTTGACATACTAATTTTAGATATTAACTTTAAAGGTGAAAATTCATTATTAATAATTGATCAATTAAAATCTAAATTAAATGTTTTTAAAATTATAATTCTTACAACTCTAGTCAATAATTACACAAAAAAGCTGGCTGCATCAAATGGTGTTTTTAACTTTAAAAGTAAAGACGAAACATTGCACAACTTTGATTTAGAGCTAATAAAAATTGTAAAGCATGAAGACAATAATAACACACAAAAAGTTTACTATAAAAAAACATCTATTGCTTCAGTTAAACTTACAGATACTAAAATTAATATTTTACAAGAACTTTACACATCTGCTTCATTAAACGAAGAATTAATAGCTAAAAAACTTAATATAAGTATCGCAACATTAAAAACACACAAGCAACAATTATTTGCTTTAACTGGAACTAAAAATGTAAGCCATTTAATTAAATTTGGAATAAAAAACGGAATTATTTTACCTTAAATAAACATTAGCTACTTTAATAAAATATTATTAAACGTATTTTTGCAAAACAACTAAATTTTGAAACAAAACAATTTATGAGCAAAGTAGCAGTAATAATGGGAAGCAATAGTGATATGCCAGTCATGCAAGACGCTATTGATATATTAAAAGAATTTAAAATAGACATAGAAGTTGATATTGTATCAGCACATCGTACACCAGAAAAACTATTTGATTTTAGTAAAAACGCTCATAAAAGAGGCATTAGCGTCATTATTGCTGGTGCAGGTGGTGCAGCACATTTACCAGGTATGGTAGCCTCTTTAAGTCCATTACCAATTATTGGAGTGCCAGTAAAAAGTAGTAATTCTATAGATGGATGGGACTCGGTATTATCCATACTACAAATGCCAGGAGGTGTTCCTGTTGCTACTGTTGCATTAAATGGAGCAAAAAACGCAGGAATATTAGCTGCACAAATTATAGGTGCATCTGATGCATCAGTATTGGATAAAATTATAGCTTACAAAGAAGCTTTAAAAGTAAAAGTAGAGCAAGCTTCAAAAGATATTAAATAGTTAAAAACAGAAAACCCCAACTAGGTTGGGGTTTTCAATCGCTATTAATCTTTCTATATGTGGACATATATTCTCACATCAAAAAAACTTATGTCAAAGTTGCAACTTAAGCCTCTATATGTACAATTAACAGCCAATAAAATTAGAGGTTTCGACAAACAACACTTTTATCGGTTTAACAATAGTTTATAATAAAAAAAAAGCCCCAAACATAAGTCTGAGGCTTCCATCGCTATTATTTTCTATTTATGAGAATGTATACTCATATCCAAAAAACAGTTGCAAAAAAGTATGTTTTCTTACAAAAGCAACCAACATTTTGTATTATTTTAGAATATTAGTTAAAGAGTCTTAATAAATCGTTAAATAACAAGATATAAAAAAAAAGCCTCAGACATGTCTGAGGCTTTTTATCGCTATTAATCAATAATTTTTATGTGAGTAACCAACTCACGGGAAAAAATCATTTGCAAAAATAATCATTTAAATAATTAATATGCAATAAAAATATTAATTTTAACATCAAAAATTTTACTATAACGTTATAATGAATACACTTTTAAACAATTTTAGCACAAAATTTAACACTCCACCTTTTCAATCTATAAAAAATAAGGACTTTAAACCTGCCATTTTAAAACTAATTGAGGATACTAAGTTAGAGATAGAGACGATTATAAAAACTACTGACGCTCCTACTTTTAAAAACACAATCGAAGCTTTAGAGTTTTCTGGACAACAACTAGATCGTGTAACCAGTATATTTTTTAATCTTAACTCCGCAGAGACTAATGATGACCTTCAAAAAATAGCACAAGACATCTCTCCTATTTTAACCGAGTTTGGGAATGATATAACATTAAACGAAGCGTTATTTAAAAAAGTAAAACACGTTTACGACAATAAAGATAGTCTTGATTTAAATATAGAACAGACTACATTATTGGATAAAAAATATAAAAGCTTTTCTAGAAATGGAGCAAATCTTCCTGAAGATAAAAAGCAAAAACTAAGAGCTATTGACAAACAATTAGCTAGTTTAAAATTAAAGTTTGGAGAAAACATTTTAGCAGAAACCAATGCTTTCGAAATGCTAATCACCAATGAAGCTGATTTATCAGGATTACCAGAAGGTGCAATTGAAGCTGCAAAACAATTAGCAGAGTCTAAAAACAAAGCGGGTTATTTAATAACTTTAGATTACCCAAGTTATATACCATTTATGACGTATGCAGATAATAGAGCATTACGTAAAAAATTAGCGTTAGCTTTTGGAGCCAAAGGATTTAATAATGACAAATTAGATAACCAACAAAACGTTTTAGACATTGCTAGACTGCGTTTTGAACGTGCTAATTTATTAGGTTATGACACA
The genomic region above belongs to Olleya sp. Hel_I_94 and contains:
- a CDS encoding alpha/beta hydrolase family protein, translating into MKYLNNLSVALFILFTSLTVAQTEKPQTPKAPFDYIIKDVTFINTAADSIVLAGTLTLPKDTINPPVAILINGSGAHDRDCDIMGHKSFWVIADYLTNNGIAVLRYDERGTAQSQGDFSTATTFDLAKDVEAGINFLKSRTDIDVSKIGLIGHSEGGLIAPIVASTNTNVAFIVMLAGTGVNGQEVLQSQSKKIAELQGTTKEGIAFNHQLTTIAYDALHSETETDKQKAAITLALDSYKKQLEADQSPFAVYVNNIVIKQLASQLTNPWLYAFITLDPKAYLEKVTCPVLVLNGTKDVQVLPEINLPAIKKHLETAKNNDVTIHEIEGLNHLFQTAKTGNINEYAKIEETFSPVALKLISDWIHARF
- the obgE gene encoding GTPase ObgE, whose amino-acid sequence is MTEGNFVDYVKMHVSSGNGGKGSVHLHREKFITKGGPDGGDGGRGGHVILRGNSNLWTLLHLKFKRHIRAGHGGHGSKSRSSGEDGEDMYADVPLGTVVRDTETNEILFEITEDGEERIVAEGGKGGLGNWHFKTSTNQTPRYAQPGIPLEEKFITLELKVLADVGLVGFPNAGKSTLLSVVTSAKPKIADYEFTTLKPNLGIVKYRDFQTFVMADIPGIIEGAAEGKGLGYYFLRHIERNSILLFLIPADAPDIKAQYEILLDELRRYNPEMLDKDRMIAISKSDMLDDELKAELKTELDKTLPIPYQFISSVAQQGLTELKDTLWKMLN
- a CDS encoding adenylate kinase, whose translation is MQTITLHDKQFKPFISEQELDDAVTRMANQVAHDLGDEVPVFVGILNGSFMIVSDFVKKYPKPCEVTFIKLASYEGVKSTEDIQRLIGLTQDLTGRTVVILEDIIDTGNTLEEVHRIFKSENVKQLLIATLFYKPEAYKKDFKLHYVGIEIPNKFIVGYGLDYDGLGRDLPAVYQLKTTQHMTNLVLFGPPGAGKGTQANFLKEKYDLVHISTGDVFRYNIKNETALGTLAKSYMDKGHLVPDQVTIDMLEAEVERNAGAKGFIFDGFPRNETQAIALDKIMSDKDSEVSAMVALEVEDEVLVQRLLERGKTSGRKDDSDEAIIRNRIKVYYNETAILKDYYAAQNKYFGVDGIGGIEDITKRLNTVIDKL
- a CDS encoding 5-(carboxyamino)imidazole ribonucleotide synthase; translation: MNYFSSDFKLGILGGGQLGKMLLYNTRKFDIYTCILDNSNEAPSRMACNEFTKGDLMDFDTVYNFGKQVNVLTIEIENVNVAALEKLENEGVTVYPSSKTLRRIQNKATQKLFYQDHNLPTAPFSRFAYVSDIEDAIDNGGLNLPFVWKAAQFGYDGNGVKIVRSIADLKDLPKGECIAEQLIPFKNELAVIVARSANGEMKTYPVVEMEFHPEANQVEYVICPARISPEVAKKAQDIALKTSEAFNHVGLLAVELFQTEDDKILINEVAPRPHNSGHQTIEGSYTSQFEQHIRAILGLPLGKTENKVASVMVNLVGAEGHTGQVHYKNIESIMAMDGVTPHIYGKKETRPFRKMGHVTIVDEDLNTARQIAEKVKNSIEVISN
- a CDS encoding T9SS type A sorting domain-containing protein; this translates as MKLKITFIILLYTSLTFSQSTTLIPDSNFEQSLINLGIDSNGLTGDILNSDAESITFLSLLNVDISDLTGINSFTNLIYLNISNNSLGSIDISNLSNLETLSAQYCSLSGALDLTGNTNLKQLYADFNQITSVSFASSNVIENINLDSSNLATIDVSDFNNLQALDVGSNPNLSNVNVTQNPNLYLLSLENTQVISVDLTQNPLLEYYYHSGVALSGLNLSANTLLKELNLFYCSLSSLDLSNNTLLERLWMGANRISSMDYSNLPNLKLLNVFDPYPGFKFTSIDLSNNLDLETLVLSYNNIENLDLSNHDKLLEVYMYSNNLSTLNIKNGANGILQSLSTSLNPNLNCIEVDDVTQAEANVTNGTWYKDASTNYSTDCVSLSLEDQDLLLDVKLSPNPVLNELNISLINNIKSVQVSNIIGKTIYKINQSVEKIDMSFYKPGLYLITIETEKGTITKKIIKQ
- a CDS encoding ATP-binding protein; amino-acid sequence: MDSFKIHENIYLLDSIYSNEDATNIVNHYNSGHFKTPLGNDIYHNFKNNINYWIYCDLREQINEKRYLTLWNHYYQAVEVFYLKNNSLKRIHQVNRFKNFGFLHTYFRLPTWTILPNKNNKIFIRFNNSRSLSSIKLLYQTENQFLKFVQKDTIATTVLVTFLIVLIILNLIFFQKESTTHYFWYGFFIFFNIVDFLAYKGYGPMIFWSESKFLITNFRTIAQCLSIVCLLLFINSFYGKYRINKIIKLCFKICIASNILCLGLFTFEYYTAYFENLKFTIIPFLRLQTLLLIIFHIVLAIKGKIPKYLGLAFSMPLFLVQINFFYNPRVNITINQALIFDNLQYIAVAIEIIAISYFIITEIIKEKHRATTLKKENLILKNNFQENLLKLKTDEKNRLLANVHDSFGGYLEALKLTFSNQNKSTTDKTKIILDAFYTEYRQLLNSLYTPEVNTENFNENLEEFCLKLDKLTPLKIELNFEIKDHVIPQDKCYHMYNIISELVTNAIKHANATNIKVNLIKIKSNILLSVSDNGKGLETNKNGYGYGLKNVTSRTELLNGNLSIISDKKTGTQIQIEIPI
- a CDS encoding response regulator translates to MDTDQIKIIIADDNKFFAQALKESLEKNPKLKIIKMFYQLDDLANNCSSFYFDILILDINFKGENSLLIIDQLKSKLNVFKIIILTTLVNNYTKKLAASNGVFNFKSKDETLHNFDLELIKIVKHEDNNNTQKVYYKKTSIASVKLTDTKINILQELYTSASLNEELIAKKLNISIATLKTHKQQLFALTGTKNVSHLIKFGIKNGIILP
- the purE gene encoding 5-(carboxyamino)imidazole ribonucleotide mutase — its product is MSKVAVIMGSNSDMPVMQDAIDILKEFKIDIEVDIVSAHRTPEKLFDFSKNAHKRGISVIIAGAGGAAHLPGMVASLSPLPIIGVPVKSSNSIDGWDSVLSILQMPGGVPVATVALNGAKNAGILAAQIIGASDASVLDKIIAYKEALKVKVEQASKDIK